The following nucleotide sequence is from Cucumis melo cultivar AY chromosome 1, USDA_Cmelo_AY_1.0, whole genome shotgun sequence.
CTTGATGGTTTCCCATTAACAGAAACAAGCTCAGTGTCAAAAATGAGTGTTGCACCACCTGTAAATTTtgcacaaataaaaaaaatgagttCAACAGAGATTTGAATCTCGACTTTGGAGTCAACCCGAGGTCATCTGCTTAAATCAATTGAACTATATTTAAATTTAGCCTCAGAggaatcaaaattaatttagcTTCCGCATATATCAGCTTCATCTTTCAGTTCTATGATGTGATCAAATTCAAATCATGGTTTGAGCTTTGACCTTTGAGCCTCGAGGTAGATATGAAGCCTCACAAAAATATTGGAGGTAAGTCATGAGCTTAAATGTAAGTAGTAGGCAAGATACCGATTATCAAATAAACTAATCAACATTTTGGTTTCAAATCTAAACTCAAATGCATAACGAAAATTGTAGtagtttctttttaattcttgcAACTATTGAGTTAACTGGCATCTTTTAAAACATCAAAACCATCACCAAACTGTTGCCATGTTGGGGTTCACATTATTCATTTTAGAACCAAAAAGTGAAGATGATGTAAAATAAATCAGATCTGAAAATTTAAGAATATTTCCGAGCAAACAGAAGATGCTCATAGTCATAACTTCGACCTTCTTAAATAGGGATGTATTGAAATAATACCTGGTATGGTTGGTGGAGAGCCTTGGGGTCCATATCCCAACTTTGCAGGAATTTTCAGTTTCCGTTTCTCACCAACGCACATCCCCAGTAACCCTTGGTCCCATCCTGCAAATGGAAGAATTTCAGTTCTGAATAACTTCCATGCACCATAGCACAATAGGTATTTACTGAGCAACCAGAAAACTGTTCTGCACAGAGCTTTAGGTAATGACTGTAGTCACATTCACTATATTGAATCTTATGAGCTTAATCATAAGATAACGTTTGTATATTTGAGTTCATAGATCACAGAACAGTGCAAGTTGGACAAGTGAAGGAACAAATTCTGGTAAAAACGAGGGAGTGCACGACAATCTGTACCCTACATTCAGGAAATATGAAGAGGGGTAGATAAACTGAGTTTAAAATAACACCAAATCCAAGATATGTTCTCACTTTAGATCATGAGAATCATGAAGAAACTAACTAATATGATACAATGCTATTTGTGCCCTTTATTTTCTTTCGGCCCCGATATGCTTAATAGGGCCATTTTCTATAAAGTACAACGTGACTGGGATTTTGAGGAGGTTTGAGAGGGACGGCAATTCAACATTTTTAAGAAAGTTTAAGAAGCTAAGATGTCAATGACTGAGAACTTCAAGACATTTGCTGTGTTTCTAAATGGTTAAAAGTCATATCATAGCACAAAGAAGATAGAAAATAATCCAAATTaagtaaacatatttaaacaACTCACTGTCCCATACGTTGTAAAACAAATCCAAGTTCAAAAATTTATATGATTATAAGAGGCTAAAGCAAATGTCCTCTGACATATAGTTGGAGTAAAGAGCCGGAAGGGAAATTTTAGATAGAGTAGGTGGAAAAATATTTTAGTGGAACCCCTTGTAACTACTTGTTGAAAGTGAATGTTTTAAGCATGGGGGTGAGTAGGGAATAGGCAGGCTGTTTAAGAGAATTAAATTATTGATGAGCTCTTGAGGTCTTCTTAGGttgtatttataaattttgagTAATGCATAAACTACTTGAGATCTATCATAATAGACAGAATCGTTTCTTGACCCCGGATGAGCTCAAAACCCAATTGGGCCAACATGGAGTCCAGGATAATGGTGACCAAAAAGGAAACATCCAAAACAGAAAATAAAaagagcaaaagaaaaaaaaaacaaataaactaCCTTGGCAGCAAAAGTTGCTACCAATGACTAGATGTAAGTGTTTTGTGAAAAACTACCTTTAATTACTTGACCAGCGCCTAGCTCAAACTCAATGGGGTCACCCCGTTCAAAACTAGAGTCGAAAACAGTCCCATCAGTGAGCTTCCCCTATTTCATATGACAACAAAGATCAGTCAAGAAGATGGAACCCGAAAGAGGAAgcctcataataaaatgaatcaaCTGTGCTAAGTCTTCAAATGGACATAATCATATTAGTGAAACCATCCACTTATATGTTTGTTTAGGCTGCAACTGGTTTATTATTCATTTCAATTAAGTAATATATAATTCCTTCAAATAAAGTTCTTGGACTGAATTTGAATTCTGTAACCATCCagctaatttttttatatatgaaaaGCATACATTATCAAATTAAGAGCCCCCATTATCTTCCTTGCTCTGACATCTCCCAAACCCTTCCTTTATGCCATTGACGGGCATTAACAAATCGAATGTTACGTAGATATATATACAAATCCAAACAAACATAAAACTAAAAGCAAGAGTCAAGCCAAGTTATTGATGCAACTTACACGGTAGTGAACCTTGATTCTATCACCTTTGTGAGCTTGAATGTCACATGATGCTGGCCTACcctgcaaaagaaaaaaaaaagagtaactTCAAATCCAAAGAACTAGCAAGAAGAAACTTGATACAGTAATCAAGAGTAACGTATTCCAGAATCTTAAAACAGGCAGTTCAATATCAAATATTAATCATTGCAAGCTAAGGAAAAAAAGTGCAGCTCGCAGATATACTGACATTTTGCTCACGATTATCA
It contains:
- the LOC103497613 gene encoding peptidyl-prolyl cis-trans isomerase FKBP15-1; this translates as MKASLLFLFLLGCTLIYAKTTKDVTELQIGVTGRPASCDIQAHKGDRIKVHYRGKLTDGTVFDSSFERGDPIEFELGAGQVIKGWDQGLLGMCVGEKRKLKIPAKLGYGPQGSPPTIPGGATLIFDTELVSVNGKPSSGGNSNDVDDSEL